In Phormidium yuhuli AB48, one genomic interval encodes:
- a CDS encoding DUF7682 family zinc-binding protein, which produces MAKRRKKTFPCGHKGYGRTCHRCKQERQEQEKQLQAFHKKKADKLAWEASFEQDDIDLRSLPQYVVVKARDIISGLAEHQSYRDFNGKRMRHDRQVISIPITRNYRMICRDDGDWIVPQSVLSHEDYNVKKPGA; this is translated from the coding sequence ATGGCTAAACGACGTAAAAAAACATTTCCCTGCGGACATAAAGGGTATGGAAGAACCTGTCATCGCTGCAAACAAGAACGGCAAGAGCAGGAAAAACAGTTACAGGCTTTTCATAAGAAAAAAGCGGACAAGCTAGCTTGGGAAGCCAGCTTTGAGCAGGATGATATTGATTTGCGATCGCTGCCTCAATATGTGGTTGTCAAAGCCAGAGATATAATATCTGGTCTGGCCGAACATCAGAGCTATCGTGACTTTAATGGTAAGCGCATGAGACACGATCGCCAGGTTATTAGTATACCCATAACTCGCAATTATCGCATGATTTGTCGCGATGATGGAGACTGGATTGTCCCTCAGTCGGTGTTGTCCCACGAGGACTATAACGTTAAAAAACCGGGTGCTTAG
- the pyrF gene encoding orotidine-5'-phosphate decarboxylase — MTAAERIIVPLDVPNLERAIAQLNQLPEVQFWKVGLELFISEGPPILELLKTREKRIFLDLKLHDIPNTMAGACRSAARYGVDLLTLHATAGRPALQAAQQALEQGAEDAHQPPAKAIAVTLLTSLNARELAFDLQVPIELPEYALKLALLAQESGLGGAVCSPQEAQQLRQICGPDFLLICPGIRPSWATAGDQQRVMTPKQALAAGASYLVIGRPITLADNPAAAFERICGEL, encoded by the coding sequence ATGACGGCTGCTGAACGTATTATTGTTCCCCTCGATGTTCCCAACTTGGAGCGAGCGATCGCCCAACTAAATCAACTTCCCGAGGTTCAATTCTGGAAAGTGGGACTAGAACTATTTATCAGTGAAGGTCCTCCTATACTTGAGCTTCTCAAGACGCGAGAGAAACGGATTTTCCTCGATCTCAAACTTCATGATATCCCCAATACCATGGCGGGGGCCTGTCGTTCAGCCGCTCGCTATGGCGTGGATTTGTTAACCTTACACGCCACCGCTGGACGGCCAGCCTTACAAGCCGCACAACAGGCGTTAGAGCAGGGAGCTGAGGACGCCCATCAACCCCCAGCCAAAGCCATCGCCGTCACCCTATTAACCAGCCTCAACGCCCGAGAACTAGCCTTTGACCTACAGGTTCCCATTGAACTTCCAGAATATGCTCTGAAGCTGGCCCTGTTGGCTCAGGAATCTGGGTTGGGGGGAGCAGTCTGTTCCCCCCAGGAGGCTCAGCAACTGCGGCAGATCTGCGGTCCAGACTTTCTGCTCATTTGTCCTGGGATTCGCCCCTCCTGGGCGACCGCTGGAGACCAACAACGGGTGATGACTCCTAAACAAGCTCTGGCTGCGGGTGCGAGCTATCTGGTAATTGGCCGTCCCATCACCCTGGCTGACAATCCGGCAGCGGCATTTGAACGCATCTGTGGGGAGTTATAA
- a CDS encoding STAS domain-containing protein, protein MAIVLRPHGKLNAHGAAKLKQKLGQLLTKVPANQKTWIVDLGDVHHIDRNGLVSLIELRRQAEGACCNFVLRDVSESVRMTLDAAHLSERFTIQSELNPSNRRRRSPKPRPLHQSSPPEPGMRQQDSPDPCEASEMDVDGDVEISQIPQVTTSHGRFQSPVVSTSDPLYSKMTVNERQWTTWRQ, encoded by the coding sequence ATGGCCATCGTCCTCCGACCCCACGGTAAATTGAATGCCCATGGTGCAGCCAAACTTAAACAGAAGTTGGGACAACTTCTGACGAAAGTCCCGGCGAACCAGAAAACCTGGATTGTGGATCTAGGCGATGTACACCACATTGATCGTAATGGTCTCGTGTCTTTGATTGAGTTACGTCGGCAGGCGGAAGGAGCCTGTTGTAACTTTGTCCTACGGGATGTCTCAGAATCGGTGCGGATGACCTTGGATGCCGCTCATCTGAGCGAGAGATTTACGATTCAGTCAGAACTGAACCCTTCAAACCGACGACGGCGTTCTCCTAAGCCTCGTCCTCTACACCAAAGTTCGCCACCAGAGCCAGGGATGAGACAGCAGGATTCCCCTGACCCCTGTGAGGCCTCAGAGATGGACGTTGACGGTGACGTTGAAATTTCCCAAATTCCCCAGGTGACGACCTCACACGGGAGATTCCAGTCTCCGGTTGTTTCTACGTCCGATCCCTTATATTCGAAGATGACCGTTAATGAGAGGCAGTGGACGACGTGGAGGCAATAA
- a CDS encoding glucokinase, with translation MSIVLAGDIGGTKTILRLVEVTQHPDHPQLKVLHEDTYPSQDYPDLVPIAASFLKDADYSDPVQRACFGIAGPVVNNTSQLTNLSWSLEGTRLAQELEIESVTLINDFAAIGYGVLGLEEGNLHRLQEVDPAQKQRRDVPLAVLGAGTGLGECFLISCGSQTYVGATEGGHSDFAPRTALEFELLDYLKTSQGLGRVSVERVVSGQGIVSIYEFLCDRHFADHENCRQMLAAETPAAAISQAALEESDEIAQKTMEMFVSAYGAEAGNLALKLLPYRGLYIAGGIAAKILPLLHRHETFMNAYLDKGRVSPLLKEIPVEVVLEPKVGLIGAAICADLNS, from the coding sequence ATGAGTATTGTCCTAGCCGGTGATATCGGCGGCACGAAAACAATTTTACGATTAGTTGAGGTAACTCAGCATCCAGACCATCCCCAGTTGAAGGTTCTCCACGAGGACACCTACCCCAGTCAAGACTATCCCGATTTAGTTCCCATCGCGGCCAGCTTCCTCAAGGATGCTGACTATTCTGACCCGGTTCAACGAGCCTGTTTCGGGATTGCCGGCCCAGTGGTGAACAATACCTCCCAACTGACTAATCTCTCGTGGTCGTTGGAGGGAACTCGCCTGGCTCAAGAGCTGGAGATTGAATCGGTCACCCTCATCAATGACTTCGCCGCCATCGGTTATGGGGTGCTGGGATTGGAAGAGGGGAATTTACATCGCCTTCAGGAGGTTGACCCCGCTCAGAAACAGCGAAGGGATGTGCCCCTGGCGGTTCTGGGGGCGGGAACGGGTCTGGGAGAGTGTTTTCTCATTTCTTGCGGAAGTCAGACCTATGTGGGCGCGACAGAGGGGGGACATAGCGATTTTGCACCCCGCACGGCCTTAGAGTTTGAACTGCTGGATTATCTCAAGACCAGCCAAGGATTAGGGCGAGTCTCTGTGGAACGGGTCGTGTCAGGCCAGGGGATTGTCTCGATTTATGAGTTTCTCTGCGATCGCCATTTTGCCGACCATGAGAACTGTCGTCAGATGTTGGCAGCGGAGACCCCGGCGGCGGCAATTTCTCAGGCGGCCCTGGAGGAGTCCGATGAGATTGCTCAGAAAACCATGGAGATGTTTGTCTCGGCCTATGGTGCGGAGGCGGGGAACTTAGCGTTAAAGCTATTACCCTATCGCGGCCTCTATATTGCCGGGGGGATTGCAGCGAAAATTCTACCGCTGCTGCATCGCCATGAAACCTTTATGAATGCCTATCTAGATAAGGGACGGGTCAGTCCTCTGTTAAAAGAGATTCCCGTTGAGGTGGTTCTTGAACCCAAAGTTGGATTGATTGGGGCAGCCATTTGTGCCGATCTCAACTCCTAG
- the ygfZ gene encoding CAF17-like 4Fe-4S cluster assembly/insertion protein YgfZ, whose protein sequence is MNQELQETQNDAEALQAAQSGVALYDRTPWGRLELTGGDRLRFIHNQSTNTFNQRQPGEVCETVFVNNTARTLDLATVYITDESVLILVSPNRRETLFQLLDRYIFPADKVELRDRTSETACFSLIGDNSQQLLQNLGLTEDIPPGQHRRVTLNTLPNAPEIRLAAGNGLKLPGYTLLCDADQAASLRAALYEKGATPLGERVWQRLRIQQGRPAPDAELTDDYNPLEAGLWDYISFDKGCYIGQETIARLNTYQGVKQQLWGLHLPEPVEPGTPIELNDKKVGTLTSIIPSEDGYIGLGYIRTKAGGAGLSVKLGATEATVIDPPFLSRGYLCPPNP, encoded by the coding sequence ATGAATCAGGAGTTACAGGAGACCCAAAATGACGCTGAGGCCCTTCAGGCGGCCCAGTCTGGCGTGGCCCTTTACGATCGCACCCCCTGGGGACGCTTAGAACTCACTGGGGGCGATCGCCTTCGCTTTATTCATAACCAAAGTACCAACACCTTTAACCAACGGCAGCCGGGAGAAGTCTGCGAGACCGTATTTGTTAACAATACTGCTCGCACCCTAGACCTCGCCACCGTCTATATTACCGACGAGTCTGTCCTCATCTTAGTCTCTCCCAACCGTCGCGAAACCCTATTTCAACTCTTAGATCGCTACATCTTCCCAGCCGACAAGGTCGAATTGCGCGATCGCACCTCAGAGACTGCCTGTTTCAGCCTCATCGGCGACAACAGCCAGCAACTTCTACAAAACCTCGGTCTGACGGAGGACATTCCCCCCGGACAGCATCGCCGTGTCACCCTAAACACGCTCCCCAACGCCCCAGAGATTCGTCTCGCCGCCGGTAATGGTCTCAAACTCCCCGGTTACACCCTTCTCTGTGACGCCGACCAAGCCGCCAGCCTTCGGGCCGCCCTATACGAGAAGGGCGCGACCCCTCTCGGAGAACGAGTCTGGCAGCGATTGCGGATTCAACAAGGACGGCCCGCCCCCGACGCCGAACTCACCGACGACTACAACCCCCTCGAAGCCGGACTTTGGGACTATATTTCCTTCGACAAAGGCTGTTACATCGGCCAAGAAACCATCGCCCGCCTCAACACCTATCAAGGCGTCAAACAACAACTCTGGGGCCTACATCTCCCCGAACCCGTCGAACCCGGAACCCCCATTGAACTCAACGACAAAAAAGTCGGAACCCTAACCAGCATCATCCCCAGCGAAGACGGCTATATCGGCCTAGGCTATATCCGCACCAAAGCCGGAGGGGCCGGTCTCTCCGTCAAACTCGGGGCCACCGAAGCCACCGTCATCGACCCCCCCTTCCTCTCCCGAGGCTACCTCTGCCCCCCCAACCCCTAA
- the ispD gene encoding 2-C-methyl-D-erythritol 4-phosphate cytidylyltransferase: MTHLLIPAAGVGRRMGSDRNKLLLPLLHQSILAWTLKAAEAAESITWIGLICQPYDLDEFKQILSQLALSKPVHFISGGDTRQESVYNGLQSLPEDASHVLIHDGARCLATPDLFNRCAKAVQTCPGLIAAIPVKDTIKVVNEELEIQDTPDRRHLWAAQTPQGFEVATLKACHDRGRREGWQVTDDAALFEKCQLPVQIVPGEETNLKVTTPIDLTIATFVLNHRDRQS, translated from the coding sequence ATGACCCATCTACTTATCCCTGCGGCGGGCGTTGGTCGCCGTATGGGAAGCGATCGCAACAAACTCCTACTTCCCCTTCTCCACCAATCCATCCTCGCCTGGACCCTCAAAGCTGCTGAAGCCGCCGAGTCCATCACCTGGATTGGACTAATTTGCCAACCCTATGACCTGGACGAGTTTAAGCAAATTCTCAGCCAACTCGCCCTCAGCAAACCCGTTCACTTCATCAGTGGAGGCGATACCCGCCAAGAATCCGTCTATAACGGCCTACAGAGTCTTCCCGAGGATGCCAGCCATGTTCTCATCCATGACGGGGCCCGTTGTCTCGCCACCCCCGACCTCTTTAACCGCTGTGCCAAGGCGGTTCAGACCTGTCCCGGACTCATCGCCGCCATCCCGGTGAAAGATACCATCAAAGTCGTTAACGAAGAGCTAGAAATACAGGATACCCCCGATCGCCGTCATCTCTGGGCCGCCCAAACCCCCCAAGGCTTCGAGGTCGCGACCCTCAAAGCCTGTCACGATCGCGGCCGCCGCGAGGGTTGGCAAGTCACCGATGATGCGGCATTATTTGAGAAATGCCAACTCCCGGTTCAAATTGTCCCCGGGGAAGAAACTAACCTCAAAGTCACCACCCCCATCGACTTGACCATCGCCACCTTCGTCCTCAACCACCGCGATCGCCAATCTTAA
- a CDS encoding histidine phosphatase family protein, translating to MTANHSLNNQTPQTIWIARHGHRYDFQYPQWFETAPRRYDPPLSELGLQQAQELAQRLQQEYDPGSSRLTIFSSPFRRCVTTADAVADRLQTKIYLEWGIGEWLNPDWMTEMPETASPEELQAEFPRLDLTYQSRSHPHYPEIQQEDCWRRSGETARYLAHHTRGDLLFLGHGATVLGMTQGLLGYPVDLHTACCCLVKLTRDGGDWHLELKGDTSHLSKTETQIRLN from the coding sequence ATGACCGCAAACCACTCTTTAAACAATCAGACTCCCCAGACCATCTGGATTGCCCGACATGGTCATCGTTATGATTTTCAATATCCCCAATGGTTTGAAACGGCTCCGCGACGTTACGACCCTCCCCTCTCGGAGCTAGGATTACAACAGGCTCAGGAATTAGCTCAGCGGTTGCAACAGGAGTATGACCCCGGTTCATCCCGGCTGACGATTTTTAGCTCCCCCTTTCGTCGTTGTGTAACCACCGCTGATGCTGTAGCTGACCGGTTGCAAACGAAGATTTATTTGGAATGGGGGATTGGTGAATGGCTGAATCCGGACTGGATGACGGAAATGCCAGAAACTGCCTCCCCTGAAGAATTACAGGCAGAATTTCCCCGCCTGGATTTAACGTATCAATCGCGATCGCACCCTCACTATCCCGAAATTCAGCAAGAAGACTGTTGGCGACGCTCAGGAGAGACGGCCCGTTACCTAGCTCATCACACCAGAGGCGACCTACTTTTCCTGGGTCATGGTGCAACGGTGTTGGGGATGACCCAGGGCCTACTGGGATATCCCGTTGACCTACATACAGCCTGTTGCTGTCTGGTAAAATTAACCCGAGATGGGGGGGATTGGCATCTAGAACTCAAGGGAGATACCAGCCATTTGAGCAAAACGGAAACCCAGATACGCCTCAACTAA
- a CDS encoding aspartate carbamoyltransferase catalytic subunit — protein sequence MTVIATPPWTRRHILSLEDFSVPEYDTVLRTAASFREVLSRRTKKVPTLQGRVVTNLFFEPSTRTRSSFELAAKRLSADTLNFAAGTSSLTKGETILDTAKTYLAMGTDMMVIRHSQAGVPQAIAREMERLGTHVGVLNAGDGLHEHPSQALLDLFTICSQLDCDNPRTELLQGKKVAIVGDILHSRVARSNIWSLTTSGAQVHLAAPPTLLPQRFIEAMGVYHPDRLHLHWHLDEALEGADFVMTLRLQRERMTAHLLPSLREYQQFFGITRDRLKHCQPEVKLLHPGPTNRGVELSSDVMDDPELSLIQAQVTSGVAVRMALLYLMGGRHD from the coding sequence ATGACTGTCATAGCGACCCCTCCTTGGACTCGGCGACATATCCTGTCCTTGGAAGACTTCTCTGTTCCTGAATACGACACGGTGTTACGCACAGCCGCAAGTTTTCGGGAAGTGTTATCTCGGCGAACGAAGAAAGTCCCGACGTTGCAGGGACGGGTGGTGACGAATTTGTTTTTTGAACCCTCGACTCGGACTCGCAGTAGCTTTGAGTTAGCGGCGAAACGACTGTCGGCGGATACTCTTAATTTTGCGGCAGGAACTTCGTCTCTGACGAAGGGAGAGACCATTTTAGATACTGCCAAGACGTATCTGGCGATGGGGACGGATATGATGGTAATACGCCATAGCCAGGCGGGGGTTCCTCAGGCGATCGCGCGGGAGATGGAACGTCTAGGAACTCATGTGGGGGTGCTGAATGCGGGGGATGGCCTCCATGAACATCCCTCTCAGGCCCTGTTGGATTTATTTACGATTTGTAGTCAGTTGGACTGTGACAATCCCCGAACTGAACTCTTGCAGGGTAAGAAGGTGGCGATTGTTGGGGATATTTTGCATTCTCGGGTGGCGCGATCGAATATATGGAGTTTAACCACCAGTGGGGCCCAGGTTCATTTGGCGGCCCCGCCGACGTTACTGCCTCAGCGATTCATTGAGGCCATGGGAGTCTATCACCCAGACCGCTTACATCTCCATTGGCATCTGGATGAGGCCTTGGAGGGGGCAGATTTTGTGATGACGCTACGGTTACAGCGGGAACGGATGACGGCTCATTTGCTGCCAAGTTTACGGGAGTATCAGCAGTTTTTTGGCATTACGCGCGATCGCCTCAAACACTGCCAACCCGAGGTCAAACTGTTACATCCGGGCCCCACCAATCGTGGGGTTGAACTGAGTTCGGATGTTATGGATGACCCCGAGTTGAGTTTGATTCAGGCCCAAGTGACCAGTGGTGTGGCCGTTCGCATGGCCCTACTCTATCTCATGGGCGGCCGTCATGATTAA
- a CDS encoding undecaprenyl-diphosphate phosphatase, with protein sequence MSQPGIASSSPIDLVTWQPNVLEAIILGMVQGLTEFIPISSSAHLKVIPEFLGWGDPGASFTAVIQLGSIVAVIWYFWKDLIQVFGGGLRAILSRDYQNENFKIALGIILGTIPISVVGLIVKLGFREFYEFTARSLVVIAIVSIVMGLLLGLTEQFCRHKRTFSQLQTRDGILMGLAQTLALIPGVSRSGSTITAGLFMGLERATAARFSFLLGLPAITLAGIVELGDVLEATETVGPIPLIAGILSAGVFSYLSIAWLINYLKTQSTWLFVWYRVAFGIVILGGLASGLLQS encoded by the coding sequence ATGAGCCAGCCAGGGATAGCCAGCTCCAGTCCCATCGACCTGGTGACTTGGCAGCCCAATGTCCTCGAAGCCATTATCCTAGGGATGGTACAGGGGCTGACAGAATTTATTCCTATCAGCAGTTCCGCCCACCTAAAAGTGATTCCTGAGTTTCTGGGTTGGGGTGATCCCGGAGCCTCGTTCACAGCGGTGATTCAACTGGGAAGTATTGTGGCAGTCATTTGGTACTTTTGGAAAGATTTAATTCAGGTTTTTGGTGGCGGCTTACGAGCCATTTTAAGCCGAGATTACCAAAATGAAAACTTTAAAATTGCTCTGGGAATTATCTTAGGGACTATTCCCATTTCTGTAGTTGGCTTAATCGTCAAACTTGGCTTTCGTGAATTTTATGAATTCACAGCCCGTAGTTTAGTTGTGATTGCCATTGTTTCCATTGTGATGGGTCTGTTACTGGGATTAACAGAGCAATTTTGTCGTCACAAGCGTACGTTTTCTCAACTGCAAACCCGAGACGGAATTTTGATGGGACTGGCGCAAACCTTAGCCTTGATTCCCGGCGTATCCCGTTCTGGGTCAACCATTACTGCGGGTCTGTTTATGGGATTAGAACGTGCAACTGCTGCCCGCTTTTCCTTCCTCTTAGGGTTACCGGCCATCACCTTAGCGGGAATCGTTGAGTTGGGCGATGTCCTTGAGGCCACTGAAACGGTCGGCCCCATTCCCCTCATTGCCGGCATCCTTTCGGCTGGGGTATTTTCTTACCTCTCAATTGCCTGGTTAATCAACTATCTCAAAACTCAAAGTACCTGGCTCTTTGTCTGGTATCGAGTGGCCTTTGGGATTGTCATTTTAGGCGGACTGGCTAGCGGCCTATTGCAATCCTAG
- the recJ gene encoding single-stranded-DNA-specific exonuclease RecJ gives MEWSHPPSVWHCSTPDSPPAEFVRAVQQYTSSGGERLARVLWNRQQRDLSQLRGFLDSRHYRATAAAAFGGELQQAIARLQRAIANRELVAIWGDFDADGVTATSVLWEGLGQFFDRSQQLSYYIPNRLTESHGLNHAGVERLAAQGVSLIVTCDTGSTNVAEIERAGELGIDIIVTDHHTLLPQRPPVTALINPRNLPPDHPLYHLSGVAVAYKLVEGLYEALPEVPQQPLERLLDLVAIGLIADLVQLQGDCRYLAQRGLQQLREQITNPTHPGVKALLQHCKRQGDRPTDISFGIGPRINAVSRIYGDASFCVELLTSRDGDRAETLAQQAEEANARRKEVQQRVLLSVQQQLEQIDLSTTTVLVLSDPQWEVGVLGLVAGQIASEWGRPTLLLWEDHHSNPPLAKGSARSVAGLDLYELVNSQAHLLHRFGGHPFAAGLSLPLENLTLLREALNQQLLQKLGRFGGIQPILNYDLEVTVADLGQDLFRELKHLEPCGMGNPVPRLRVRHCWFEGARHRKLRVKGQKLQYLITSFRLRDDSCDHGFAGMWWGHYDDELPPGPCDAIVELDFNSQRSQYEVRLIDVRSVEVPSAEEEAIVSPPDLAIAPSQDGLSQPQSLMSEPMSIADLEAASQETWLTLIGIAKYLSRTQETHPRTAIQQKLGIGDRPLEIGLHQLSQLGYWVNSPSPDLIEIRNTQPPEGDNRPVHQLAQPFLEAVCEEQFRQRYRILGTLKNSSSRSGADSNKSSR, from the coding sequence ATGGAGTGGTCGCATCCCCCATCCGTTTGGCACTGTAGCACCCCAGACTCGCCGCCGGCTGAGTTTGTTCGAGCGGTGCAACAGTATACCTCTAGTGGGGGAGAACGCCTGGCGAGAGTGCTTTGGAATCGACAGCAGCGAGATCTATCCCAACTACGGGGTTTCCTCGATTCACGCCACTACCGAGCGACTGCTGCGGCTGCATTTGGGGGAGAACTTCAGCAGGCGATCGCCCGCTTGCAACGGGCGATCGCCAACAGGGAACTCGTGGCAATCTGGGGAGATTTCGATGCGGACGGAGTAACGGCGACGTCGGTCCTGTGGGAGGGACTGGGGCAGTTTTTTGACCGTTCGCAGCAGTTATCGTACTACATTCCCAACCGCCTCACGGAGTCCCATGGTCTGAACCACGCCGGAGTGGAGCGGTTAGCGGCCCAAGGGGTGAGCTTGATTGTCACCTGTGATACAGGAAGTACTAATGTGGCAGAAATCGAGCGGGCAGGGGAATTAGGCATCGATATTATCGTCACGGACCACCATACCCTATTACCCCAACGTCCCCCAGTGACGGCGTTGATTAATCCGCGCAATCTCCCGCCAGATCATCCGCTCTATCATCTGTCGGGGGTGGCGGTGGCCTATAAGTTGGTGGAAGGGTTATATGAAGCCTTACCAGAAGTTCCCCAGCAGCCTTTAGAACGCCTATTAGACTTGGTAGCCATCGGTTTGATTGCTGATTTGGTGCAGCTACAGGGGGATTGTCGTTATTTGGCCCAGCGAGGGTTGCAGCAACTACGGGAACAGATAACGAACCCCACCCATCCGGGGGTGAAGGCCTTGTTACAGCATTGTAAGCGTCAGGGCGATCGCCCCACAGATATCTCCTTTGGTATTGGTCCGCGGATTAACGCCGTCAGCCGGATTTATGGGGATGCCAGTTTTTGTGTGGAGTTGTTGACTTCCCGAGATGGCGATCGCGCCGAAACCCTGGCCCAACAAGCCGAGGAAGCCAACGCTCGCCGTAAGGAAGTGCAGCAGCGAGTTCTGCTGAGCGTGCAACAGCAGCTAGAACAGATTGATTTATCGACGACGACGGTTTTAGTGCTGAGCGACCCTCAATGGGAGGTGGGGGTGTTAGGCTTGGTGGCGGGGCAAATTGCCAGTGAATGGGGTCGGCCAACCCTGTTACTCTGGGAAGACCATCACAGTAATCCACCTCTAGCGAAGGGATCGGCCCGTTCGGTGGCGGGGTTGGATCTGTATGAGTTAGTCAACAGTCAGGCCCATCTCCTCCATCGCTTCGGGGGTCATCCCTTTGCGGCGGGGTTAAGTCTTCCCCTAGAGAATCTCACCCTGTTACGAGAAGCCCTCAATCAACAATTGCTGCAAAAATTAGGGCGATTTGGTGGGATTCAACCGATTCTTAACTATGACTTAGAGGTGACGGTGGCGGATCTCGGTCAAGATTTGTTTCGGGAGTTGAAACATCTCGAACCCTGTGGGATGGGGAATCCGGTCCCGCGTTTGCGAGTGAGACATTGTTGGTTTGAGGGAGCGAGACATCGAAAACTCAGGGTTAAGGGGCAGAAGTTGCAATATCTAATTACCTCATTTCGACTGCGAGATGACAGTTGCGATCATGGGTTTGCGGGGATGTGGTGGGGTCATTATGACGATGAGTTGCCCCCCGGCCCCTGTGATGCGATTGTTGAACTCGACTTCAATTCTCAGCGTTCCCAGTATGAGGTCCGTTTGATTGATGTACGCTCCGTTGAGGTGCCATCAGCGGAGGAGGAGGCGATTGTGTCTCCCCCAGACTTGGCGATCGCCCCAAGCCAGGATGGTCTATCTCAACCCCAGTCTCTTATGTCCGAACCGATGTCTATAGCCGACCTAGAAGCGGCCAGCCAGGAAACCTGGTTAACCCTGATTGGGATTGCCAAATATCTCAGCCGCACCCAGGAAACTCATCCCCGGACAGCAATTCAGCAGAAATTGGGGATTGGCGATCGCCCTTTGGAGATTGGTTTACATCAGTTATCGCAACTCGGCTACTGGGTTAACTCCCCCAGTCCCGACCTAATCGAGATTCGCAACACTCAGCCCCCAGAGGGCGACAATCGGCCCGTACACCAGTTGGCCCAACCCTTCCTGGAGGCGGTGTGCGAAGAACAGTTCCGCCAACGCTACAGGATTTTAGGAACTTTAAAGAACTCATCTTCGCGATCGGGGGCGGACTCTAACAAATCTTCCCGATGA
- a CDS encoding photosystem I assembly protein Ycf3: MPRTQRNDNFIDKSFTVMADIILKILPAKQSAKEAFAYYRDGMSAQADGEYAEAMDNYKEALKLEDDPNDRSYILYNMGLIYASNGDHDQGLEKYHEALELNPRMPQAFNNIAVIYHYRGERAKEEGDLDTSEAFFDKAADYWKQAVRLAPNNYIEAQNWMKTTGRASLDGF; this comes from the coding sequence ATGCCACGGACACAACGCAACGACAACTTTATCGATAAATCCTTTACTGTCATGGCAGACATCATCCTCAAGATTCTGCCCGCGAAACAGTCGGCGAAAGAAGCCTTTGCCTACTATCGTGATGGGATGTCCGCCCAGGCTGATGGTGAATATGCCGAAGCCATGGACAACTACAAGGAAGCCCTCAAACTCGAAGATGACCCCAACGATCGCAGTTATATTCTCTACAATATGGGTCTCATTTATGCGAGTAACGGCGACCATGATCAGGGCTTGGAAAAATATCATGAAGCCCTGGAATTAAATCCCCGGATGCCCCAAGCGTTTAATAATATCGCTGTGATTTATCACTATAGAGGTGAACGGGCTAAGGAAGAAGGAGATTTAGATACGTCTGAAGCCTTTTTTGATAAAGCCGCAGACTATTGGAAACAGGCAGTTCGCTTAGCCCCCAACAACTATATTGAAGCCCAAAACTGGATGAAAACTACCGGTCGCGCTTCTTTAGATGGGTTTTAA
- the gatC gene encoding Asp-tRNA(Asn)/Glu-tRNA(Gln) amidotransferase subunit GatC has product MSQFNQDDVKKVAHLARLKLTENEETQFVGQLNGILDYFQQLEELDTENVKPTAHAIDMRNITRNDQQEVYPHREDLLESAPDREDEFFKVPKIL; this is encoded by the coding sequence ATGAGTCAGTTCAATCAGGATGATGTCAAAAAAGTGGCACATCTCGCCCGCTTAAAACTCACAGAAAACGAAGAAACGCAGTTTGTTGGTCAACTCAATGGCATTTTGGACTATTTCCAACAATTAGAAGAGTTAGACACTGAAAATGTCAAACCCACAGCCCATGCCATTGATATGCGTAACATCACCCGCAACGACCAACAGGAAGTGTATCCTCATCGGGAAGATTTGTTAGAGTCCGCCCCCGATCGCGAAGATGAGTTCTTTAAAGTTCCTAAAATCCTGTAG